A segment of the Aureliella helgolandensis genome:
CGATATCGTGAACTCCGGTCGTGGTATTGCTCCAGGCAGCGTTGGCGTAGCTAAATTTCCCATGGCTATCGGTGATTGCCACCCCCTCGGAGATGCTCCGTAGAGCTCGGGCAAAACGCTCGGTTCCCGTCCGATTGACACTGCTCTGATCTACGCGACGCTCGATGATTTGATCGGCTTGCCGCTCTTGAAAACGCTGGATGAGATCGTTCCAGCCCTGTCCAAACGAAGTGCGATCGAGTACGGGATGTAGAACTTCTGCTGATCCGCCTGCATTGTTGGCAAAGGCGGATAATTGTCGTTCCAGCCGAACTGGTAAGGACAGTCGCCTGTGGTACCGTAGCATGGCCACCACGACGCAAGTTACCGCCAGGCCTCCGATGGCGAGGCTGACTGTGGAATACCGTCCGGCACCCACCGTCTGCTGAGAAACGATGAAGCCGATTAAGAACAACATACAGCCGCACGTTACCAGTAGGGTCATGCTCTCACGAGCGATGCCCGAAGCTCTACCCGAAATCATGTCGATACTCCTAGCCGTTTGCTGCAACAGGAATCGCGGTTTTCAGTCTTTCGACGAGATTTTTCGGTGAGAAAGGCTTGTGAAAGATATCGGTGACGGCCAATCGTCCTTGGATGTCTTCCAAGTCCAGTTCATGCGTTTTAGCGGTACACAGGAAAATGGGAGTGCTCTGATTGGGTCCGTCCGTCCTTAACGCTTCGATCACGCCTACCCCAGTCAAGAGTGGCATTTGTTGATCGAGCAGAATCAGATCGTAACTGCGCTCCATGCCAGCCTTTAAGGCGGCTCCTCCCGTTCGACGCAAATCGACTTCAAATCCTGCACTTTTCAATACGAAGTCAAGCAGGTTTGCGAGTGCAAAACTATCTTCGGCTACCAATATGTGTGTCACGTGTTTTCCTTTCCGATGAGTTCCGTCGGTGGAAATCCACTAGAAGTCAAAATGGGCTGCGTTGTTGATTCGAATTTCGCCTGAGGTTGCATTGTAAAGCCATCCACCGGCACCGGTCACATCGCCTACGACCATCGGATCGCTTCCCAGTACGACGCCCGCACTCTCGCTGCTTCCAATGCGAGCTGTGGGGAACGGCCCCTTCAAATAGGTGATGATATCGGTGTTCAGCGTAGCCGGGTAAGCACCCGTGTCGGCTCGATACAACTCGATCGCACTACGCAGAGTCGACAGTGATTGTTTCGTAGCAGACAGCTTTGCATCGTCTGCGCGATCGATAAACTTCGGCACCGCCACCGCCGCCAAAATCGCGATAATAATGATGACAATGACCAGTTCAATGAGCGTGAAGGCTCGCCTAAAACAATTTGGATTGCTTCTCATCATGTTCTACCTGAGTGATTGTTAGGCAAGTTGGCATGCGCTGAAGACAAGATTCATAAAACGCATAACCATCTAAAAGCTCTCTTCCTAACCCTGTCAGGAAACTTAGCCCACGACTAACAACTATCAAACCAAATTGTCAATTCTTTTGCTTTGTGGACGTATCGGCATCCGCTTTGCGTACAACGGCAGGCGTAAAACCCGATAGTGAGCATGATAGACTCGCCCCAGTCTGCATTTGGAGTTAGCCAACCGCTTGCCGAGGTTAAGAACAATGCCATCCATTCCATCCTCTACTGAGTTGGAAATCTTAGATTTCGTGCGTGATCGGCTGGGCTGCGGGCTCTCCCTCATTCCTGCCGATTGCAGCAGTGCTGACCTTCATGACGCATTATCCAACCTCGGCTGCACAATCACTCCTAGCGAATGCACCGACTGCACCGATCTTGTCTATTGCGCGGAATACGAACCCCTCGTCATTGACCTAGATCCGTCTCGCAGCTTCGCGACGATCAGCCTCTCCAATTTCGAGGATTGCAAACTCTCGCTGGTCGCCGTCCTTGATGGCTCTGCCTCGGTCACCCGCAATTTGTTGCGGTGCGCGATCGAAGCCTACCAACTCACTCTGGAGATCAAATCGTGCAATACGGCTCTCGAGGAATCTGCGATCCAGCTAGCGCAGAGCTTTGAAGAACAAAATTGGTTGCGTGGCTTCGCTCGGAATGCAACCTGCTTTACCAGCGTCAGCAGTGCCAATGATGTCGCCACTGGTATCTTGGCACCGCTGGGCTATCTGTTGCGGGCTCAAGATGTCTTTCTCTTGGTAGAACCGGAAGAGACCGAGCGATCGGGGCTGACGAGTACCAAGTTTGGAAGCTCTAGCTTCTCGCTGGAAACCTTGCTCGGTCTATTTCACGAATTGGGTATCTACCCACTCTCCCCGCCTGTGGTGCGCAATAACCTCACTACGCAAACTGCCGACGGCATGATCTCTTCGATCATCTGCGTTTCCATTGCGAATTCCGGGCAGTCCTTCGGA
Coding sequences within it:
- a CDS encoding prepilin-type N-terminal cleavage/methylation domain-containing protein; this translates as MMRSNPNCFRRAFTLIELVIVIIIIAILAAVAVPKFIDRADDAKLSATKQSLSTLRSAIELYRADTGAYPATLNTDIITYLKGPFPTARIGSSESAGVVLGSDPMVVGDVTGAGGWLYNATSGEIRINNAAHFDF
- a CDS encoding response regulator — its product is MTHILVAEDSFALANLLDFVLKSAGFEVDLRRTGGAALKAGMERSYDLILLDQQMPLLTGVGVIEALRTDGPNQSTPIFLCTAKTHELDLEDIQGRLAVTDIFHKPFSPKNLVERLKTAIPVAANG